The following coding sequences lie in one Alosa sapidissima isolate fAloSap1 chromosome 15, fAloSap1.pri, whole genome shotgun sequence genomic window:
- the snrpd2 gene encoding small nuclear ribonucleoprotein Sm D2: protein MSLLNKPKSEMTPEELQKREEEEFNTGPLSVLTQSVKNNTQVLINCRNNKKLLGRVKAFDRHCNMVLENVKEMWTEVPKSGKGKKKSKPVNKDRYISKMFLRGDSVIVVLRNPLITGK from the exons GAGTCTGTTGAACAAGCCAAAGTCGGAGATGACTCCAGAGGAGCTCCAGAAACGCGAGGAGGAGGAATTCAACACTGGACCCTTGTCTGTGCTTACACAGTCAGTGAAGAACAACACCCAAGTCCTCATAAATTGCAGAAACAACAAGAAACTTCTTGGACGAGTTAAGGCTTTCGACAG GCACTGTAATATGGTCCTGGAGAATGTAAAGGAGATGTGGACAGAGGTGCCTAAGAGCGGAAAAGGAAAGAAGAAGTCAAAGCCGGTCAATAAGGATCGCTACATCTCCAAAATGTTCCTGAGAGGTGATTCTGTTATCGTCGTGCTAAGGAACCCCCTCATCACAGGCAAATAG